In the genome of Halapricum salinum, one region contains:
- a CDS encoding monovalent cation/H+ antiporter subunit D family protein, producing the protein MIEHAPVLLVVVPIVAASLPIVASIVTDRAGWPIAVLGLAVHTGLAGWLLVHVHTEGVVSTVLAGFEAPYGIELYVDGLSAVVVALVGVTSFGLLAYARKAQPRSNAFYAQYLLLVAGLTGMTVTGDVFNLYVFLEITGLAAYGLVATGRKGSSAVAALKYLLLGTIGASLYLLGVGYLLAATGTLNMEDLAEKIPEMAGYDSTLIVTAFGLIVGGLAVKVALFPVHTWQPDAYSRSPDTVSALISALVSTVSAYALARLLLSVFTVEFLAEVQLAQWGLLAVASISIVAGSALAVSQSDVQRMLAYSSVSQFGLVVAGFAIATPLAVVGATVHLIGHAIMKGGLFAATGIVRRKTGATTVSEYAGLGSRVPLGAGGFAVLAVAMVGVPPAVGFVGKWYIVIGAVEAEIWPVVAVVLASTLLTLAYFARLIERLYFAEGEPIETATESEQPLADGSGEVSFGMKAVVVAAAVLTVALAAAVPIYEPTLTETLPQLL; encoded by the coding sequence ATGATTGAACACGCGCCAGTCCTGCTGGTCGTCGTCCCGATCGTCGCGGCGTCGCTGCCGATCGTCGCGAGCATCGTGACCGACCGTGCCGGTTGGCCGATCGCCGTGCTCGGGCTCGCCGTCCACACCGGGCTCGCGGGCTGGCTGCTCGTCCACGTCCACACCGAGGGCGTCGTCTCGACGGTGCTGGCCGGGTTCGAGGCCCCCTACGGGATCGAACTCTACGTCGACGGGCTGTCGGCGGTCGTGGTCGCACTCGTCGGCGTCACGTCGTTCGGATTGCTGGCGTACGCCCGGAAAGCACAGCCGCGCTCGAACGCCTTCTACGCGCAGTACCTGCTGCTCGTCGCAGGTCTGACGGGGATGACCGTTACCGGCGACGTGTTCAACCTTTACGTCTTCCTCGAGATCACAGGACTAGCGGCCTACGGACTGGTCGCGACGGGTCGGAAGGGGAGTTCGGCTGTCGCCGCGCTCAAGTACCTCCTGCTGGGGACGATCGGCGCGTCGCTGTACCTGCTGGGCGTGGGCTACCTGCTCGCGGCGACCGGGACGCTGAACATGGAGGATCTGGCCGAGAAGATCCCCGAAATGGCGGGCTATGACTCGACATTGATCGTGACGGCCTTCGGCCTGATCGTCGGCGGGCTCGCGGTCAAGGTCGCGCTGTTCCCGGTCCACACCTGGCAGCCCGACGCCTACTCGCGCTCCCCTGATACGGTGAGCGCGCTCATCTCCGCACTCGTCTCGACGGTCTCGGCCTACGCGCTGGCTCGACTGCTCCTGTCGGTCTTTACCGTCGAGTTCCTCGCGGAGGTCCAACTCGCTCAGTGGGGCCTCCTGGCGGTCGCGTCGATCTCGATCGTCGCCGGGAGCGCACTCGCCGTCTCCCAGTCCGACGTGCAACGGATGCTCGCCTACTCGTCCGTGTCGCAGTTCGGGCTGGTCGTCGCCGGCTTCGCCATCGCGACGCCGCTGGCGGTCGTCGGGGCGACCGTCCACCTGATCGGCCACGCGATCATGAAGGGCGGCCTGTTCGCCGCGACCGGGATCGTCCGCCGGAAGACCGGCGCGACCACCGTCTCCGAATACGCCGGCCTCGGCAGCCGCGTGCCGCTGGGCGCGGGCGGGTTCGCCGTGCTGGCAGTCGCGATGGTCGGCGTTCCGCCGGCGGTCGGCTTCGTCGGCAAGTGGTACATCGTGATCGGAGCGGTCGAGGCCGAGATCTGGCCCGTCGTCGCCGTCGTGCTGGCCTCAACGCTGTTGACGCTGGCGTACTTCGCCCGCCTGATCGAGCGCCTGTACTTCGCCGAGGGCGAACCGATCGAAACGGCGACCGAGTCCGAACAGCCGCTGGCCGACGGCAGCGGTGAGGTCTCGTTCGGCATGAAGGCCGTCGTCGTCGCCGCTGCGGTGCTCACGGTCGCACTGGCGGCCGCCGTACCGATCTACGAACCGACGTTGACCGAGACGCTTCCACAACTACTCTAA
- a CDS encoding amino acid permease: protein MSSGDEELAKDLGPLAALTIGVGTMIGAGIFVLPGAAVETAGSLAVAAFVVGGAIALLTALSASELGTAMPKSGGAYFYVNHALGPLFGSIAGWANWLGLAFASAFYMVGFGEYIQLIIGVSGAISLGPVSLNVATIIGLVGAAFFVGVNYVGAKETGALQNVIVIILVAILAVFTFIGGLQADISNLPANEGLPNMLTATGFIFVSYLGFVQITSVAEEIKEPGKNLPRAVIGSVVLVTGIYALVLFVMSGAVEPGFIAGIGGDDIAVVEVADILMGPVGAVAMLFGGLLATASSANASILASSRINFAMGRDEIVSPDLNEVHPRFATPYKSIAITGGLILAFILGSDLIGGDAILTLSGTASFLHLVIYGLLNIALIVMRVADPAEYKPDFRVPLYPITPIIGAITSFALIYYIDPLVVAFGSLIVGGAVLWYVFYARTRTTKQGILSEYILDRSEEMPEPAVSAAASVQPDGGEYKVMVPLANPEHETDLITLASAIAKQRNGTVEAIHVVTVPDQTSLQYGADHIDDLDAESGNLLQRAREDAETFGVDLETSTIISHESFEEIFDAARDHAADLVVMGWGEDSHGSPGRAESAMDEVMQDIPCDFLVLKDRGFDPSKILLPTAGGPDSDLSAEIAKVLAAEYDSEITLLHVGDTEAEAQDFLELWADEHGLDDAELRAATGDVEQAIEDAARESTMVVIGATERGLLERLVSGSLVLDVAADVECSVLLAEQARKRSLWQRLFG from the coding sequence ATGAGTAGCGGGGACGAAGAACTCGCGAAAGACCTCGGGCCGCTGGCGGCGCTGACGATCGGCGTCGGGACGATGATCGGCGCCGGGATCTTCGTGTTGCCGGGCGCGGCCGTCGAGACCGCGGGGTCGCTGGCGGTCGCGGCGTTCGTCGTCGGCGGGGCAATTGCACTGCTGACGGCGCTCTCGGCGTCGGAACTCGGGACTGCCATGCCCAAATCCGGCGGCGCGTACTTCTACGTCAACCACGCGCTCGGGCCGCTGTTCGGCTCGATCGCCGGCTGGGCCAACTGGCTCGGGCTGGCCTTTGCCTCGGCCTTCTACATGGTCGGCTTCGGCGAGTACATCCAGTTGATCATCGGCGTCTCCGGGGCGATCAGCCTCGGCCCCGTCTCTCTGAACGTCGCCACGATCATCGGGCTCGTCGGCGCAGCCTTCTTCGTCGGCGTCAACTACGTCGGTGCCAAGGAGACCGGTGCGCTCCAGAACGTCATCGTCATCATCCTGGTGGCGATCCTGGCAGTCTTCACGTTCATCGGGGGCCTCCAGGCCGATATCTCGAATCTGCCCGCGAACGAAGGTCTGCCCAACATGCTCACGGCCACGGGATTCATTTTCGTCTCGTATCTCGGGTTCGTCCAGATCACGAGCGTCGCCGAGGAGATCAAAGAACCGGGGAAGAACCTCCCGCGCGCCGTCATCGGGAGCGTCGTCCTCGTGACCGGGATCTACGCCCTGGTGCTGTTCGTGATGAGCGGGGCCGTCGAGCCCGGATTCATCGCGGGCATCGGCGGCGACGATATCGCCGTCGTCGAGGTCGCCGACATCCTGATGGGGCCGGTCGGGGCGGTCGCGATGCTGTTCGGTGGGTTGCTGGCGACTGCCTCGTCGGCCAATGCCTCGATCCTGGCCTCCTCGCGGATCAACTTCGCGATGGGCCGGGACGAGATCGTCTCGCCGGACCTCAACGAGGTCCACCCGCGGTTCGCGACGCCGTACAAGTCCATCGCGATCACGGGCGGATTGATCCTCGCCTTCATTCTGGGGTCCGACCTGATCGGCGGGGACGCCATCCTCACGCTGTCGGGGACGGCGAGTTTCCTCCATCTGGTCATCTACGGGCTGCTCAACATCGCACTGATCGTGATGCGGGTCGCAGATCCCGCCGAATACAAGCCTGATTTCCGGGTGCCGCTGTATCCGATCACACCGATTATAGGAGCGATCACGTCGTTCGCGCTGATCTACTACATCGATCCGCTCGTCGTCGCGTTCGGGAGTCTGATCGTCGGTGGGGCAGTCCTCTGGTACGTCTTCTACGCTCGCACCCGGACGACCAAACAGGGCATTCTCAGCGAATACATCCTCGACCGCTCCGAGGAGATGCCCGAACCAGCCGTCTCGGCGGCAGCGTCGGTCCAACCCGACGGTGGAGAGTACAAGGTGATGGTCCCGCTGGCCAACCCCGAACACGAGACGGACCTGATCACGCTCGCGAGTGCGATCGCCAAGCAGCGAAACGGGACTGTCGAGGCGATCCACGTCGTCACCGTCCCGGACCAGACCTCCCTGCAGTACGGGGCCGATCATATCGACGACCTCGACGCGGAGTCGGGGAATCTCCTCCAGCGCGCTCGCGAGGACGCAGAGACGTTCGGGGTCGATCTCGAAACGAGTACGATCATCTCCCACGAGTCCTTCGAAGAGATCTTCGACGCGGCCCGGGATCACGCGGCCGACCTCGTCGTGATGGGGTGGGGTGAAGATTCGCACGGGTCGCCCGGCCGCGCCGAGAGCGCGATGGACGAGGTCATGCAGGACATCCCCTGTGACTTCCTCGTGCTCAAAGATCGTGGCTTCGATCCATCGAAGATCCTGCTCCCGACCGCAGGCGGTCCCGACTCGGATCTGAGCGCCGAGATAGCCAAGGTTCTGGCAGCGGAGTACGACTCCGAGATCACGCTCCTCCACGTCGGTGACACCGAAGCGGAGGCACAGGACTTCCTCGAACTGTGGGCCGACGAACACGGTCTCGACGACGCCGAGTTGCGTGCGGCGACAGGTGACGTCGAACAGGCGATCGAGGACGCGGCCCGCGAGTCGACGATGGTCGTCATCGGCGCGACCGAACGCGGCCTGCTCGAACGACTCGTCTCGGGATCGCTCGTGCTGGACGTCGCCGCCGACGTCGAGTGTTCCGTGTTGCTGGCCGAGCAGGCGCGAAAGCGCTCGTTGTGGCAGCGGCTGTTCGGCTAG
- the mnhG gene encoding monovalent cation/H(+) antiporter subunit G: MTPLEWLAVVLAAGGVFFGFVTAVGLVRLPDVYTRSHAASKSDTLGSVLSLAAVAIALQSGIATIKALLLLLFLFLTSPTAAHAVTRSAEDQGIEPWTRDSEGDE, from the coding sequence GTGACGCCGCTGGAGTGGCTCGCGGTCGTGCTGGCGGCCGGCGGTGTATTCTTCGGGTTCGTGACAGCGGTCGGCCTCGTTCGGCTGCCCGACGTCTACACTCGCTCGCACGCGGCCTCCAAGAGCGACACGCTCGGGTCGGTGCTATCGCTTGCGGCGGTCGCCATCGCGCTGCAGTCGGGCATCGCGACGATCAAGGCATTGCTGTTGTTGTTGTTCCTGTTCCTGACCAGCCCGACGGCCGCCCACGCGGTCACGCGGTCCGCCGAGGATCAGGGAATCGAGCCGTGGACACGCGACTCGGAGGGAGACGAATGA
- the coaBC gene encoding bifunctional phosphopantothenoylcysteine decarboxylase/phosphopantothenate--cysteine ligase CoaBC — protein sequence MLQGVNVALGVTGSIAAVRVVEFVHELRREGATVRAVMSESSTNIVHPWAVEFATEHDVVTDLTGAVEHVELCGVDGWADVFLIAPATANSVGKMAAAIDDTPVTTCATTALGADVPVVVAPAMHEPMYDHPGVIESIETLESWGVGFVDPRIEEGKAKIATDEAIATGVARAVTEQSLAGEHVVVTSGATTESIDPIRTLSNRASGTTGREVARACHIRGADVTLVHDGPDVPYADVAYVESAAGMLEAVEDAVAGADALVSAAAISDYTVDTAEEKIRSGQESLTLELQRVPKLIDTIRADRPELPIVGFKAETSGDDAAMIEQARTLRERVELAFVVANDASVMGETETRALLVDGSGDPLEVCGEKTALGSAVAEKLAMTLG from the coding sequence ATGCTTCAGGGAGTCAACGTCGCGCTCGGGGTGACAGGGTCGATCGCCGCCGTGCGAGTCGTGGAGTTCGTCCACGAACTCCGCCGGGAGGGTGCGACCGTCCGGGCCGTCATGTCCGAGTCGTCGACGAACATCGTCCACCCGTGGGCCGTCGAGTTCGCCACCGAGCACGACGTCGTGACCGATCTCACCGGCGCGGTCGAGCACGTCGAGTTGTGTGGCGTCGACGGCTGGGCCGACGTCTTCCTGATCGCGCCCGCGACGGCCAATAGCGTCGGGAAGATGGCTGCGGCGATCGACGACACGCCCGTCACGACCTGCGCGACGACGGCACTGGGCGCTGACGTCCCCGTCGTCGTCGCACCAGCGATGCACGAGCCGATGTACGACCACCCCGGCGTGATCGAATCGATCGAGACGCTCGAATCCTGGGGCGTCGGGTTCGTCGATCCGCGGATCGAAGAGGGCAAGGCCAAGATCGCCACCGACGAGGCCATCGCCACCGGAGTCGCACGCGCTGTCACGGAGCAGTCACTCGCCGGCGAGCACGTCGTCGTCACCAGCGGCGCGACCACCGAGTCGATCGACCCGATCCGGACGCTCTCCAATCGCGCCTCGGGCACGACCGGGCGGGAAGTCGCTCGTGCCTGTCACATTCGCGGGGCAGACGTGACGCTCGTCCACGACGGGCCGGACGTGCCCTATGCAGATGTCGCGTACGTAGAGAGCGCCGCGGGGATGCTGGAAGCCGTCGAAGACGCCGTCGCGGGGGCCGACGCGCTCGTCTCTGCGGCGGCGATCAGCGACTACACCGTCGATACAGCCGAAGAGAAGATCCGGTCCGGTCAGGAATCGCTGACGCTCGAACTCCAACGCGTCCCGAAGCTGATCGATACGATCCGTGCGGACCGTCCCGAGTTACCGATCGTCGGATTCAAGGCAGAGACGTCGGGTGACGACGCGGCGATGATCGAACAGGCGCGGACTCTTCGCGAGCGCGTGGAACTCGCGTTCGTCGTCGCCAACGACGCCAGCGTGATGGGTGAAACAGAGACGCGCGCGCTGCTGGTCGACGGCTCAGGTGATCCACTGGAAGTCTGCGGCGAGAAGACGGCCCTCGGTAGCGCCGTCGCAGAGAAGCTAGCTATGACCCTCGGATAG
- a CDS encoding DUF4040 domain-containing protein, translated as MTATVIEGVLLAFVLGCALGAAVMKDVLASVIAFAAYSLGVSVIWVVLQAPDVGLTEAAVGAGIMTILFLLALSNTVRPSHEQFFESIRLRTALGVGAFVLVMAATVPALPEIGSSAPVSTGVVTEYYIVNAYPETQVHNAVTAVLAAYRGFDTLGEAVVVFAAGAVALGVLRREVFA; from the coding sequence ATGACGGCGACTGTGATCGAGGGCGTCCTGTTAGCGTTCGTGCTGGGCTGTGCGCTCGGTGCGGCCGTCATGAAGGACGTGCTGGCGTCGGTGATCGCCTTCGCGGCGTACAGCCTCGGCGTCTCGGTCATCTGGGTCGTCCTGCAGGCACCGGATGTCGGGCTGACCGAGGCCGCCGTCGGGGCCGGGATCATGACGATCCTGTTCCTGCTGGCGCTGTCGAACACGGTCCGACCCAGCCACGAGCAGTTCTTCGAGTCGATCCGCCTCCGCACGGCGCTCGGCGTCGGGGCGTTCGTCCTCGTGATGGCCGCGACCGTACCGGCGCTGCCGGAGATCGGCAGTTCCGCGCCGGTCTCGACTGGCGTAGTCACAGAATACTACATCGTTAACGCCTACCCCGAGACGCAGGTCCACAACGCTGTGACGGCCGTACTGGCGGCCTACCGCGGATTCGACACGCTGGGTGAGGCGGTCGTCGTCTTCGCAGCGGGCGCGGTGGCACTGGGCGTCCTCAGGCGGGAGGTGTTCGCATGA
- a CDS encoding Na(+)/H(+) antiporter subunit B: MSADEDQSRERRETPGLYVESTVIMTTVRVVAPFVLTFGLFIMFHGADTPGGGFQGGVVAGAVVMMLAFAYGIDATRDWVDARLIALLGALGVLTFVAVGLGSIALGGVFLEYPLYPIKKASKYGMELVELGIGAIVASIAVGLFFLLAAGFGHAMDEPEGDES; the protein is encoded by the coding sequence ATGAGCGCCGACGAGGATCAGAGCCGCGAGCGACGGGAGACACCGGGACTCTACGTCGAGAGCACGGTCATCATGACGACGGTGCGGGTCGTCGCGCCGTTCGTCCTCACGTTCGGGCTGTTCATCATGTTCCACGGTGCGGACACACCCGGGGGCGGCTTCCAGGGTGGGGTCGTCGCCGGCGCGGTCGTGATGATGCTGGCATTTGCCTACGGGATCGACGCCACGCGCGACTGGGTGGACGCCCGGCTGATCGCACTGCTCGGCGCGCTCGGCGTGCTGACGTTCGTCGCCGTGGGGCTCGGGTCGATCGCGCTCGGCGGCGTCTTCCTCGAGTACCCGCTGTACCCCATCAAGAAAGCCAGCAAGTACGGGATGGAACTGGTCGAACTCGGGATCGGTGCGATCGTCGCCTCGATCGCCGTCGGCCTGTTCTTCCTGCTCGCGGCCGGCTTCGGCCACGCGATGGACGAACCAGAAGGTGATGAGTCGTGA
- a CDS encoding cation:proton antiporter subunit C, which produces MIDLLLTRYNYYATMLLLGIGLYMLVESENLVKKVIGMNIFQTGIFLFFISLAYVDGASAPIVDKGSEVGQHVSPLPHVLILTAIVVGVALTAVALALVIRIYAEYGTLNETTIKELDHD; this is translated from the coding sequence GTGATCGACCTACTACTCACGCGGTACAACTACTACGCCACGATGCTGTTGCTCGGGATCGGCCTGTACATGCTCGTCGAGAGCGAGAACCTCGTCAAGAAGGTCATCGGGATGAACATCTTCCAGACCGGGATCTTCCTGTTTTTCATCTCGCTGGCCTACGTCGACGGGGCCTCGGCGCCGATCGTCGACAAGGGGTCCGAGGTCGGCCAGCACGTCAGCCCGCTGCCGCACGTCCTGATCCTGACGGCCATCGTCGTCGGGGTCGCGCTGACTGCGGTCGCGCTGGCGCTGGTCATCCGGATCTACGCGGAGTACGGTACGCTCAACGAAACGACGATCAAGGAGCTGGACCATGATTGA
- a CDS encoding cation:proton antiporter: MVELATLLLGAAAAFVVFAIVGLYRVYAGPTAPDRVIATSVVGTNTVIVIALLAAVLDEPVYLDIALVYGLLNFLLAIAFSKFSVERGEVL, encoded by the coding sequence GTGGTTGAGCTCGCGACACTGTTGCTCGGTGCAGCCGCGGCGTTCGTCGTCTTCGCGATCGTCGGCCTCTATCGAGTCTACGCCGGGCCCACAGCGCCGGACCGCGTCATCGCGACCAGCGTCGTCGGGACCAACACTGTCATCGTGATCGCGCTACTTGCGGCGGTGCTCGACGAGCCGGTCTACCTCGACATCGCCCTCGTGTATGGCCTGCTGAACTTCCTGCTAGCCATCGCGTTCTCGAAGTTCTCGGTCGAACGGGGTGAGGTCCTGTGA
- the cysE gene encoding serine O-acetyltransferase translates to MFDRIREDVRTARAKDPAAVSSFEVLLTYPGLHAIWLYRVAHTLHDHGFGLTARLLSHLTRWLTGVEIHPAATVGRRFFIDHGMGTVIGETSEIGDDVLMYHGVTLGGNSMRREKRHPTLEDGVTIGANATLIGDVTIGEGATVGAGAVVVEDVPADATVVGNPARVIDREDVPLEEGAAAVTEGDGSVADTDAESSAGSGDALLGANYCDDDTGLD, encoded by the coding sequence ATGTTCGATCGTATCCGCGAGGACGTCCGGACTGCCCGCGCGAAAGACCCGGCAGCGGTCAGTTCCTTCGAAGTCCTCCTCACCTACCCCGGCCTGCACGCTATCTGGTTGTACCGCGTCGCACACACCCTCCACGACCACGGGTTCGGCCTGACAGCCCGCCTTCTTTCCCACCTCACCCGCTGGCTGACCGGCGTCGAGATCCACCCCGCCGCGACCGTCGGCCGGCGGTTCTTCATCGACCACGGCATGGGGACCGTGATCGGCGAAACGTCGGAGATCGGTGACGACGTCCTGATGTACCATGGCGTTACCCTCGGCGGAAACTCCATGCGTCGCGAGAAGCGCCACCCGACGCTGGAAGACGGCGTGACGATCGGCGCGAACGCGACGCTGATCGGCGACGTGACGATCGGCGAGGGCGCGACCGTCGGGGCCGGCGCAGTCGTCGTCGAAGACGTCCCCGCAGACGCGACTGTCGTCGGCAACCCTGCTCGCGTGATCGACCGCGAGGACGTGCCCCTCGAAGAAGGGGCCGCCGCCGTGACCGAGGGCGATGGTTCGGTGGCGGACACAGACGCAGAGTCGTCCGCCGGCAGCGGCGACGCGCTGCTCGGCGCGAACTACTGTGACGACGACACTGGTCTCGACTGA
- a CDS encoding aldo/keto reductase yields MSLRNRSDTFELDGETTIHRLGYGAMRITGEDIIGRPDDEENARQVLHETIAAGVDFIDTADSYGPGVSERLIREALAPYPEDLVVATKGGLLRNTDGDWKPRGDPDYLRNAVLASRDRLGVETIDLYQFHRPDPETPFEDSVHALAEMQDEGLIRHVGLSNVSVEQLETARDIVDVATVQNQYNIANREDEDVLQACEEYDIGFIPWFPLAAGDLGETGAVIDDVAATHDATRQQIALAWLLQHSPVTLPIPGTSSVGHLKENVEAASIELTDDELGRLSDL; encoded by the coding sequence ATGAGCCTCCGCAACCGGAGCGACACCTTCGAACTGGACGGCGAGACGACCATCCACCGCCTCGGCTACGGCGCGATGCGGATCACCGGCGAGGACATCATCGGCCGGCCCGACGACGAGGAGAACGCCCGGCAGGTCCTCCACGAGACCATCGCCGCAGGCGTGGACTTCATCGACACCGCCGACTCGTACGGTCCGGGCGTCAGCGAGCGACTCATCCGCGAAGCGCTCGCGCCCTACCCCGAGGACCTCGTCGTCGCGACCAAGGGCGGCCTCCTCCGGAACACCGACGGCGACTGGAAGCCCCGCGGGGACCCGGACTACCTCCGCAACGCAGTCCTCGCCAGCCGGGACCGACTCGGTGTCGAGACGATCGACCTCTATCAGTTCCACCGGCCGGATCCCGAGACGCCCTTCGAGGACTCCGTGCACGCGCTCGCGGAGATGCAAGACGAGGGATTGATCCGCCACGTCGGCCTGAGCAACGTCTCCGTCGAGCAGTTAGAGACGGCTCGCGACATCGTCGACGTGGCCACGGTCCAGAATCAGTACAACATCGCGAACCGCGAGGACGAGGACGTCCTCCAGGCCTGTGAGGAGTACGATATCGGCTTCATCCCGTGGTTCCCGCTCGCGGCAGGTGACCTGGGCGAGACAGGTGCGGTCATCGACGATGTCGCCGCAACCCATGACGCCACGCGCCAGCAGATCGCGCTGGCGTGGCTGCTCCAGCACTCGCCGGTCACGCTACCGATTCCGGGGACGTCGAGTGTCGGCCATCTCAAAGAGAACGTCGAAGCGGCGTCGATCGAGTTGACCGACGACGAACTGGGGCGGCTGTCCGATCTGTAA
- a CDS encoding DNA-3-methyladenine glycosylase family protein, protein MTTVTDSPHAALRSDEYLGPLVERHGPVEVEPAEDFFQRFVVSILRQQVSMESAAATRERLFESVEVTPNGILAADKQVLRDAGLSRQKTRYVRNVAEAFIEEGYSRAYFEGMDDDAVRAELTEIPGVGPWTADMQLLFSLGRPDVFPVGDLGIRTRMARLFDDLAVEDRAVMRERSERWKPYRSYASLYLWRATES, encoded by the coding sequence ATGACGACCGTCACCGACTCGCCACACGCCGCGCTCCGGAGCGACGAGTATCTCGGGCCGCTGGTCGAACGCCACGGTCCCGTCGAAGTGGAACCGGCAGAGGACTTCTTCCAGCGGTTCGTCGTCTCGATCCTGCGTCAGCAGGTGTCGATGGAATCGGCCGCGGCCACCCGCGAACGGCTGTTCGAGTCAGTCGAGGTGACGCCGAACGGGATTCTCGCGGCAGACAAGCAAGTGCTCCGGGACGCGGGGCTCTCGCGACAGAAGACCCGCTACGTCCGAAACGTCGCCGAGGCCTTCATCGAGGAGGGGTACTCGCGCGCCTATTTCGAGGGGATGGACGACGACGCCGTCCGTGCCGAACTGACCGAGATCCCCGGTGTCGGGCCCTGGACCGCGGATATGCAACTGCTGTTTTCGCTGGGGCGGCCGGACGTCTTCCCGGTCGGCGACCTCGGTATCAGGACGAGGATGGCGCGACTGTTCGATGATCTGGCCGTCGAGGATCGGGCGGTCATGCGGGAGCGTTCCGAGCGGTGGAAACCCTACCGGAGCTACGCGAGTCTGTACCTCTGGCGGGCGACCGAGAGCTGA
- a CDS encoding monovalent cation/H+ antiporter subunit E, giving the protein MTHPTAHRLLVPVGDSVTIRETVAYVVRRASEALEDGQAVELHFVSISVMGATSEESGEDHERLRELIDAWLTEDFGEEIPADVTVETAIVGQDQYLFSPDDYANVLLEYASNHDLDRVVMDPEYNPEGTIPLLAPIESRLRASDLDVEQASVEREARQPVLARAASLPKYLAIFAVSFGFYLSIGSLVLFDLVTGAITAGVVSIFLTPVAFRRNPSFTRALRQLVRLPLYAFYLLWEIAKANVAMAYVILHPSLPIDPKMVELRAALWGDVPITTLANSITLTPGTLTVTVTQRTFLVHSLTGSSRDDLSAGGLERAVRFVFYGRSGARIPSPRERDDYTDEVTPTDPDAAAEPETEVQAGG; this is encoded by the coding sequence GTGACACACCCAACCGCACATCGGCTGCTGGTGCCCGTCGGCGACTCCGTGACGATCCGTGAGACCGTCGCGTACGTCGTTCGACGGGCCAGCGAGGCCCTCGAAGACGGTCAGGCGGTCGAACTACACTTCGTGTCGATCTCGGTCATGGGCGCGACTTCCGAGGAGTCCGGCGAGGACCACGAGCGCCTCAGAGAGTTGATCGACGCGTGGCTCACCGAGGACTTCGGTGAGGAGATCCCTGCCGACGTGACCGTCGAGACGGCCATCGTCGGACAGGATCAGTACCTGTTCAGTCCCGACGACTACGCCAACGTCCTGCTCGAATACGCCTCGAATCACGACCTCGACCGAGTCGTCATGGATCCGGAGTACAACCCGGAGGGGACGATACCCCTGCTCGCACCGATCGAATCGCGTTTGCGTGCGAGTGACCTCGACGTCGAGCAAGCGTCGGTCGAGCGAGAAGCCAGACAGCCCGTGCTCGCCCGCGCAGCCTCGCTCCCGAAGTACCTCGCGATCTTCGCCGTCTCCTTCGGTTTCTATCTCTCGATCGGCTCGCTGGTGCTGTTCGATCTGGTCACCGGTGCGATCACCGCCGGAGTGGTGTCGATCTTTCTGACGCCGGTCGCGTTCCGGCGGAATCCGTCGTTCACACGGGCACTCCGCCAGCTCGTCCGGCTGCCGCTGTACGCGTTCTACTTGCTATGGGAGATCGCCAAGGCCAACGTCGCGATGGCGTACGTCATCCTCCACCCGTCGCTGCCGATCGACCCGAAGATGGTCGAACTCCGAGCGGCGCTGTGGGGCGACGTCCCGATCACGACGCTGGCCAACAGTATCACGCTCACGCCCGGGACGCTCACCGTGACGGTTACCCAGCGGACGTTTCTCGTCCACTCGCTGACGGGGTCCTCGCGAGACGATCTCTCCGCTGGCGGGCTCGAACGCGCAGTCCGATTCGTCTTCTACGGCCGCAGCGGCGCGCGAATCCCGTCGCCGCGCGAGCGTGACGATTACACCGACGAGGTGACGCCGACTGATCCAGACGCGGCGGCCGAACCCGAGACGGAGGTGCAGGCCGGTGGTTGA